Proteins from a genomic interval of Papaver somniferum cultivar HN1 chromosome 4, ASM357369v1, whole genome shotgun sequence:
- the LOC113275641 gene encoding 3-isopropylmalate dehydrogenase, chloroplastic-like has translation MASLQLNLKPFKTPTPFKHTSSSTPKWGKIQCSATSTKKKSYNITLLPGDGIGPEVVSVAKQVLNLTASLEGIEFKYQEMPVGGAALDLTGVPLPEETLSVAKQSDAILLGAIGGYKWDANEKHLKPETGLLQLREGLGVFANLRPATVLPQLIDSSTLKREVAQGVDLMVVRELTGGIYFGKPRGFGKNENGDEIGFNTEVYATYEIDRIARVAFETARKRRGKLCSVDKANVLEASILWRKRVTMMASEYPDVELTHMYVDNAAMQLIRDPKQFDTIVTNNIFGDILSDEASMLTGSIGMLPSASIGDSGPGLYEPIHGSAPDIAGQDKANPLATVLSVAMLLKYGLQEEAAAKRIENAVLETLDKGFRTGDLFSTGMRLVGCKEMGEEVLKSIDSQRLAAV, from the exons ATGGCTTCTCTCCAACTCAACTTAAAACCCTTCAAAACTCCAACCCCCTTTAAACACACTTCTTCTTCTACTCCAAAATGGGGGAAAATTCAGTGTTCTGCAACTTCCACAAAAAAGAAAAGTTATAACATTACTCTGCTTCCTGGTGATGGCATTGGTCCTGAGGTTGTCTCTGTTGCCAAACAAGTTCTTAACTTAACAGCCTCTCTTGAAG GTATTGAATTCAAGTATCAAGAGATGCCTGTTGGTGGAGCTGCATTGGATTTAACTGGTGTTCCATTACCTGAAGAAACCCTTTCAGTTGCTAAACAATCTGATGCCATTCTTCTTGGAGCTATTGGTGGGTACAAATGGGATGCTAATGAGAAACATTTGAAGCCGGAAACTGGGTTGCTTCAGCTTAGGGAAGGTCTTGGAGTATTTGCCAATTTGAGACCAGCTACTGTTTTGCCACAG TTAATTGATTCTTCCACTTTAAAAAGAGAAGTGGCTCAAGGGGTTGACCTAATGGTTGTAAGGGAGCTTACTGGAG GTATTTATTTTGGAAAACCACGAGGTTTTGGTAAAAATGAAAATGGCGACGAGATTGGTTTTAACACCGAGGTGTATGCTACATATGAG ATAGACCGTATTGCTCGTGTTGCTTTTGAGACTGCTCGGAAACGTAGGGGCAAACTATGTTCCGTGGACAAAGCAAATGTACTAGAG GCATCGATCTTATGGAGAAAAAGAGTCACAATGATGGCCTCAGAATACCCCGATGTCGAGCTCACTCACATGTATGTTGACAATGCAGCTATGCAACTTATTCGTGATCCGAAGCAG TTCGATACTATTGTGACAAACAACATCTTTGGCGATATTCTGTCTGATGAGGCTTCAATGCTTACTGGAAGTATAGGGATGCTTCCATCGGCTTCAATTGGTGACTCG GGGCCAGGACTGTATGAACCTATCCATGGTTCTGCTCCCGATATTGCTGGGCAG GACAAGGCAAATCCATTAGCTACAGTGCTGAGTGTTGCGATGCTTTTAAAATATGGATTACAAGAAGAAGCTGCTGCAAAAAGAATTGAGAATGCAGTATTGGAGACTCTGGATAAAGGGTTTCGAACGGGTGATTTATTCTCAACGGGAATG AGATTGGTGGGGTGCAAGGAGATGGGTGAAGAAGTGTTGAAGTCGATTGATTCTCAGCGACTCGCTGCAGTTTAG
- the LOC113275642 gene encoding transcription initiation factor IIE subunit alpha-like, with protein MSVEPFNRLVKLAARAFYDDIPLKGENQPKNGRSDNRGMAVVILDALTRRQWVREEDLAKDLKLHTKQLRRTLRFFEEEKLVTRDHRKETAKGAQRFSAAVANTTDGHGKEGEEKIKLHTHSYCCLDYSQIYDVVRYRHHRMKKKLKDELDCRNTVQEYVCPGCKRRYNALDALQLVSLTGEGFHCENCNGELVAESDKLAADEMGDGDDNARRRRREKLRDMLQKMEGQLKPLLEQLNRVKDLPCPEFGTLQAWEARASAAHRAAHGDANGNDPSKSSQQYGGTPLPFMGDAKVEVDFGATAKEEDVKPDAGAMKVLPPWMIMQGMNLTKEQRGEATTEELKVDGKPTSVDLSDDKKPKVEKEDEKDTIQSEYYKAYYAALMKRQQEQDEAAKMNQEELTSSENGFSDMPSDRQVGMKAKREDDDDVEWEDAPTTGKATGTCKLNDLNAPVEESEEDEIDWEDG; from the exons ATGAGTGTTGAACCGTTCAACAG GTTGGTGAAATTAGCAGCCCGTGCTTTTTATGATGACATTCCATTGAAAGGCGAGAACCAGCCTAAGAATGGTAGAAGTGATAACCGTGGAATGGCGGTTGTGATTCTAGATGCCCTTACAAG GCGACAATGGGTCAGGGAAGAGGACTTGGCCAAGGATTTGAAGCTACACACAAAGCAACTACGCCGGACTCTACGTTTTTTCGAGGAAGAAAAGCTGGTCACAAGGGACCATCGAAAAGAG ACGGCGAAAGGTGCACAGAGATTTAGTGCTGCAGTAGCCAACACAACTGATGGTCATGGGAAAGAGGGAGAGGAAAAGATAAAACTGCATACCCATTCTTACTGCTGCTTGGATTATTCACAG ATTTACGATGTTGTAAGATATCGACATCACCGCATGAAGAAAAAACTGAAGGATGAACTTGACTGTAGGAATACAGTTCAGGAATATGTGTGCCCTGGCTGCAAGAGAAG GTATAATGCGCTGGATGCACTTCAACTAGTTTCCCTAACGGGTGAGGGTTTTCACTGCGAAAACTGCAATGGTGAACTTGTTGCTGAGAGTGACAAATTAGCTGCCGATGAAATGGGTGATGGAGATGATAATGCAAGGAGGAGGAGACGGGAAAAGTTGAGGGACATGCTTCAAAAGATGGAG GGACAGCTGAAACCATTGCTGGAGCAGCTCAACAGAGTGAAGGATTTACCTTGTCCTGAATTTGGTACTCTCCAAGCTTGGGAAGCCCGAGCCAGTGCTGCTCACCGTGCAGCACATGGTGATGCTAATGGGAATGATCCATCTAAGTCTTCTCAACAATATGGTGGAACACCTTTGCCATTTATGGGCGACGCAAAG GTTGAAGTTGATTTTGGTGCGACAGCGAAAGAAGAGGATGTCAAACCTGATGCTGGAGCGATGAAAGTCTTGCCTCCTTGGATGATCATGCAGGGCATGAATCTCACCAAGGAGCAACGCGGAGAAGCCACTACTGAGGAGTTAAAGGTCGATGGGAAGCCAACATCTGTAGATTTGTCTGATGATAAAAAGCCAAAAGTCGAAAAGGAGGATGAAAAAGATACAATACAG AGCGAGTACTATAAAGCTTATTATGCAGCGTTAATGAAAAGGCAACAAGAACAAGATGAAGCCGCGAAGATGAATCAAGAAGAGCTAACTAGTTCTGAAAATGGTTTCTCAGATATGCCTTCTGATCGCCAGGTGGGCATGAAAGCTAAACGTGAGGACGATGATGATGTTGAATGGGAAGATGCCCCAACAACAG GAAAGGCAACTGGAACTTGTAAGTTAAACGATTTGAATGCTCCTGTAGAAGAATCGGAGGAGGATGAGATAGACTGGGAAGACGGTTAA